From one Agathobaculum sp. NTUH-O15-33 genomic stretch:
- a CDS encoding phage major capsid protein — protein sequence MGMDYSKKITELKATKGTLVAQAEAALDAGDAEKLTELNVKISEINNQITQTAELRKASSDAAEPEGVDPDAAPENKKKVSPFNSLGEQLRAVKLAANGVSDKRLHAVNEAQGISTGIGTDGAFAIQEDFAGIILDTAATTGDILSRVDSYTSSSASNSVRFMTCDETDVSESVYGGVQAYWASEAATVAASKPHFYETKIDLDKLMAFIYITDEAMEDMAFISGLLNNAMATAANRLLEGSVIDGDGVGKPLGILNSPNLVAVDTEKDQKEKLLFKNIARMHGRMLPRSKANAVWVMHPDMAEELPFMTLPIGTGGVPVYLPPTGATGSPYATLYGKPIIETDHMAAVGQEGDIGLFDMKQYMLLRKGTVKQDMSIHVEFLTAQNCFRLQLRAGGAPKGKNPIRLKHSTILRSPFVVLNARG from the coding sequence ATGGGTATGGATTACAGCAAGAAAATTACAGAGTTGAAAGCAACAAAGGGGACTCTTGTTGCTCAGGCGGAAGCGGCGCTTGATGCGGGTGATGCTGAAAAACTCACCGAATTAAATGTTAAAATTTCTGAAATCAACAACCAGATTACGCAGACGGCCGAGCTGCGTAAGGCATCGTCTGACGCTGCGGAGCCGGAGGGTGTTGATCCGGACGCCGCCCCGGAAAACAAGAAGAAGGTTTCCCCTTTTAATTCTCTGGGCGAGCAGCTACGCGCGGTCAAACTGGCGGCAAACGGCGTATCCGATAAACGCCTACACGCCGTAAACGAAGCGCAGGGTATTAGTACCGGCATTGGCACGGACGGAGCCTTTGCAATTCAGGAGGACTTTGCGGGCATCATCCTTGATACGGCGGCGACTACGGGTGATATTCTGTCTCGCGTTGACAGCTACACCTCGTCTTCCGCTTCCAATTCAGTGCGTTTTATGACCTGCGACGAAACTGACGTATCCGAAAGCGTATATGGCGGCGTGCAGGCGTATTGGGCAAGCGAAGCCGCGACAGTCGCAGCTTCTAAGCCGCATTTTTACGAAACCAAGATTGATCTTGATAAACTTATGGCGTTTATCTACATTACAGACGAGGCCATGGAGGATATGGCGTTTATTTCTGGGCTATTAAATAATGCAATGGCAACGGCAGCTAACCGACTGCTGGAAGGTTCAGTCATTGACGGCGACGGCGTAGGCAAGCCGTTGGGCATCTTAAACTCTCCGAACCTTGTTGCAGTGGATACGGAGAAAGACCAAAAGGAAAAACTGCTGTTTAAAAACATCGCTCGCATGCATGGTCGTATGCTGCCCCGCAGCAAGGCGAACGCCGTATGGGTCATGCACCCCGACATGGCCGAAGAACTGCCGTTTATGACGCTGCCGATCGGCACAGGCGGTGTGCCTGTGTACCTACCGCCCACGGGTGCAACCGGTTCTCCCTATGCAACGTTATACGGCAAGCCTATTATCGAAACCGACCATATGGCGGCGGTCGGTCAGGAGGGTGATATCGGCTTGTTCGACATGAAGCAGTATATGCTGCTTCGCAAGGGTACGGTCAAGCAGGATATGTCCATCCACGTTGAATTTTTGACTGCACAGAACTGTTTCCGCCTCCAACTGCGAGCGGGCGGCGCGCCAAAGGGGAAAAACCCGATCAGACTGAAACACTCCACCATTCTGCGCTCGCCGTTCGTTGTGCTGAATGCTCGCGGTTAA
- a CDS encoding head-tail connector protein — protein sequence MSTAGKTAEELAAERLKACKQYMRVDFEDDDEIICGLLDAADGYLDGAGIDRAVNPAQYDLIAYAMTLQMYDSRDADSPEQAATSRLVRQMITQLKMRSGYGGADDGASG from the coding sequence ATGAGCACAGCAGGAAAGACCGCCGAGGAATTGGCAGCTGAGCGGCTAAAAGCGTGCAAGCAGTACATGCGGGTGGATTTTGAAGATGATGACGAGATCATTTGCGGGCTGCTGGATGCGGCTGACGGGTATCTGGATGGCGCGGGCATAGACCGCGCCGTCAACCCGGCGCAGTATGATTTGATCGCCTACGCGATGACGCTGCAAATGTATGATAGCCGCGACGCGGACAGCCCCGAACAGGCGGCGACATCGCGGCTGGTGCGGCAGATGATTACGCAGTTAAAAATGCGCAGCGGATACGGAGGTGCGGACGATGGTGCGAGTGGGTGA
- a CDS encoding phage tail terminator family protein: MLTVRQITDGVNAALVRLYPDRTVYVEALPEKFARPSFFIRPEGRTITTLNRDNVQVQQMVTVQCIDTVDDHYAASTDRLYEVADRLTAALLQRGAIVCGGRKLTAERVDVSRALDVADVTISMLYEDARPADPETLPLIESVQTTTKPKEG; this comes from the coding sequence ATGCTGACTGTAAGACAAATCACAGACGGGGTGAACGCGGCGCTGGTGCGGCTGTATCCAGACCGCACGGTGTATGTGGAGGCGCTGCCGGAGAAATTCGCGCGCCCCTCGTTTTTCATTCGCCCGGAGGGGCGGACAATTACGACGCTGAACCGCGATAACGTGCAGGTGCAACAGATGGTTACCGTGCAGTGCATTGATACAGTGGATGATCACTATGCAGCCAGCACCGACCGCCTGTATGAAGTGGCCGACCGGCTGACCGCTGCGCTTTTGCAGCGCGGCGCGATCGTATGCGGCGGGCGTAAGCTGACCGCCGAGCGGGTGGACGTTTCACGCGCGCTGGACGTGGCCGATGTGACCATATCCATGCTGTACGAGGACGCGCGCCCGGCAGACCCGGAAACGCTGCCGCTGATCGAGAGCGTGCAGACGACGACAAAGCCAAAGGAGGGCTAA
- a CDS encoding phage tail sheath subtilisin-like domain-containing protein — translation MGLPSIDITFKTAAYAAINMSDKGYLGLIVRDTKAAGKHRLTRAAQIPETLSADNKAYIQRAFTGYVNPPKAVYVFVTGADDTNLAEALAYFATQEVDYLCGPPDMTEAETTALLQWVKDRRSEHSHVKCVLPNNTANYDPAINFVATGMTDGEVTYTTAEYCSRIAGILAGTPWTMSATYAPLPELTDVDRMDTETADAAIDAGKLILIHDGRQVKIGRAVNSLTTVLPDHGETFKKIKILEVIDRVDADFRATIEDTFIGKYANSYDNRMLLITAGRVYLQQLEAAGILQQGASVLDIDVDAVRSYLDTHGTNTDDMDDDALRHADTGSNVFLTGTFKVLDAIEDVTIKITV, via the coding sequence ATGGGACTACCGTCCATTGATATTACATTTAAAACGGCGGCGTATGCCGCAATCAATATGAGCGACAAGGGGTATTTGGGGCTGATCGTTCGCGACACCAAGGCAGCGGGCAAGCACCGTTTGACCCGCGCGGCGCAAATCCCCGAAACACTGAGCGCCGACAACAAGGCGTATATTCAGCGCGCCTTTACGGGATATGTAAACCCGCCCAAGGCGGTGTATGTGTTCGTGACCGGTGCGGACGATACCAACCTTGCCGAAGCGCTGGCGTATTTCGCGACGCAGGAGGTTGATTATCTATGCGGGCCGCCCGACATGACCGAGGCCGAAACGACGGCGCTGCTGCAATGGGTAAAAGATCGCCGGAGCGAGCACAGCCACGTAAAGTGTGTGCTGCCGAATAACACGGCCAACTATGACCCGGCTATCAACTTTGTTGCGACCGGCATGACGGACGGTGAGGTGACCTATACGACCGCCGAGTATTGCTCGCGCATTGCGGGTATTCTCGCGGGCACACCGTGGACGATGTCGGCGACCTATGCCCCGCTGCCGGAGCTGACCGACGTTGACCGGATGGATACCGAGACCGCCGACGCCGCGATCGACGCGGGCAAGCTGATTCTAATCCACGATGGGCGACAGGTGAAGATCGGCAGGGCGGTCAATTCATTGACCACGGTGCTGCCTGATCACGGTGAGACCTTTAAAAAAATCAAAATCCTTGAGGTGATCGACCGGGTTGACGCGGATTTCCGGGCGACGATCGAGGACACGTTTATCGGCAAGTACGCCAACAGTTACGATAATCGCATGCTGTTGATCACAGCCGGACGGGTGTACTTACAGCAGCTCGAGGCCGCGGGAATTTTGCAGCAGGGGGCGAGCGTGCTGGATATCGACGTGGACGCGGTGCGTTCGTACCTTGATACGCACGGCACGAACACTGACGACATGGACGATGACGCGCTGCGGCACGCGGATACCGGATCTAACGTATTCTTGACCGGTACGTTTAAGGTGCTGGACGCGATCGAGGACGTCACTATTAAGATCACGGTATAA
- a CDS encoding phage tail tube protein, with protein MSNSMDSAARVMSGTHGEAWMDGEKCGETLGFQAKITKNKESVAMCGQIMVDKKVMSCEGTGSIRFHKVNSRMAVALSDSIQAGRDKRVKLISNLNDPDAYGSERIVVYDASFDDLTLADWEAGQKGQIECPFTFTKWDYLDTVSPK; from the coding sequence ATGAGCAACAGCATGGATTCTGCCGCGCGCGTCATGTCCGGCACGCACGGCGAGGCATGGATGGATGGCGAAAAGTGCGGCGAGACGCTAGGTTTTCAAGCCAAGATAACCAAAAACAAGGAAAGCGTTGCTATGTGCGGGCAGATCATGGTGGATAAAAAGGTGATGAGCTGTGAGGGCACAGGGTCTATCCGCTTCCACAAGGTCAATTCGCGTATGGCGGTTGCGTTGTCGGACAGTATTCAGGCGGGACGCGATAAGCGCGTTAAGCTGATCAGCAATCTTAACGACCCCGACGCTTACGGCTCGGAGCGCATCGTCGTTTATGATGCGTCGTTCGACGATCTGACGCTGGCCGACTGGGAAGCGGGGCAGAAAGGGCAAATCGAATGCCCCTTTACGTTTACCAAGTGGGACTACCTTGATACGGTCAGTCCGAAATAA
- a CDS encoding phage tail assembly chaperone, giving the protein MAQETAEVSTVERLLGVCKRPPAEQLLTFNSWRDDKGKPVAFHVRALTYNEVEEINEMNRGNSGKIAAAIICKGVIAPDLRDERLQQALGVATPYEVVTKMLRAGEIVDLQIAIEKLSGYRHSTISVVADIEKN; this is encoded by the coding sequence ATGGCACAGGAAACAGCAGAGGTAAGCACGGTGGAGCGGTTGTTGGGCGTATGCAAAAGACCGCCCGCGGAGCAGCTGCTGACATTTAACAGCTGGCGCGACGATAAGGGCAAACCGGTGGCATTCCACGTCCGGGCGCTGACCTATAACGAAGTCGAGGAAATTAATGAAATGAACCGCGGTAACAGCGGCAAGATCGCGGCGGCGATTATTTGCAAGGGCGTGATCGCGCCCGACCTGCGCGACGAGCGCTTGCAGCAGGCGCTCGGCGTGGCAACGCCCTACGAGGTTGTGACGAAAATGCTGCGCGCCGGTGAAATCGTCGATTTGCAGATTGCGATCGAGAAGCTTTCCGGATACCGGCATTCCACCATTTCGGTCGTGGCGGACATCGAAAAAAACTGA
- a CDS encoding tape measure protein — translation MPDVSIALSAKDNFSDTLKKLANNANTSVKDVDALQKSLDRLNGTKVNLRTNMDKVKAELSTAKKAFLELGDAESEAAYKAKQSEYDTLSSQLKAVSNSAKQAERDMQSLAGTNSKLTNRAGMGESSDAGGMGGSMLGTVGGALATAGFGKMLAGSLQGAANTFIGSYFGDMAGSAVSSVLGEGLSGAAMGAAAGSIIPGVGTAIGAAVGGVIGAVSGGITAASENFQKKDDAYKGYVQGQVEAVQQKQAEDLTGGSGIAAQRETDLTSFSTLFSSKDIAQNYLNDLKDMANSTPFLYGDLTAMSKTLKTFGYGVDEMIPTLTKVGDTGAALGMTTSDMVEISKGVGRMKNMSTVTREPLDILRDRGVDAYGFLANAKGVSKGELDKLISTGKISGEEAASIILDAMGESFGGAMEQQSKTFAGLTSTLEGWNQETQNAMGEGYNEGRKEGLTNQIDFLQGDAGTKMQEVYAEMGTLQADLENMQEGMYRDIVDGMFSGDIAAGMDEKITEQVQTMHDRYQQAMATLDSSTASDADKVAARAELGALMGEAQALAESEYYNSEAVTTLTEANITMADGIASGAGSAYENAGFTLGQKLTTGLGRQISSYSPPTIRVPVTTYLTGGSVPGLTTGNSIGKDTTTYRASSYLTGGPTAFGEDRVPHDNMLYLLHEGERVRTAQQARQDDMAGGGVTINITGGNYSVRQDSDIDAIADRVARRVAQEFQMLKPR, via the coding sequence ATGCCTGACGTATCAATCGCGCTATCCGCAAAGGACAATTTTTCGGACACGCTGAAAAAGTTGGCCAACAACGCCAACACGAGCGTGAAGGACGTCGACGCGCTGCAAAAGTCTCTGGATAGGCTTAACGGCACAAAAGTAAACCTGCGCACCAACATGGATAAGGTCAAGGCCGAATTATCGACGGCAAAAAAGGCGTTTTTAGAGCTAGGTGACGCCGAGAGCGAAGCGGCCTATAAAGCGAAGCAATCCGAGTATGACACGCTGTCCAGCCAGCTAAAGGCAGTATCCAATTCGGCCAAGCAGGCAGAGCGCGACATGCAGTCGCTTGCCGGTACCAACAGCAAATTGACCAACCGGGCAGGCATGGGCGAAAGCAGCGATGCGGGCGGTATGGGCGGATCGATGCTGGGAACGGTCGGCGGCGCGCTGGCTACCGCGGGCTTTGGTAAAATGCTGGCGGGCAGTTTGCAAGGCGCGGCCAACACGTTTATTGGCTCGTACTTTGGCGATATGGCCGGTTCGGCGGTCTCGTCTGTTTTGGGCGAGGGGCTATCCGGGGCGGCCATGGGCGCGGCTGCCGGGTCGATTATTCCCGGCGTGGGCACGGCGATCGGCGCGGCTGTTGGCGGCGTGATTGGCGCTGTGTCCGGCGGTATCACAGCTGCAAGCGAGAATTTCCAGAAGAAAGACGATGCTTACAAGGGGTACGTGCAAGGACAGGTCGAAGCCGTGCAGCAAAAGCAGGCCGAAGACTTGACCGGGGGTAGCGGGATCGCCGCCCAGCGCGAGACCGATCTAACATCCTTTTCAACCTTGTTCAGCAGTAAAGATATTGCACAGAACTATTTAAACGATTTGAAAGACATGGCAAACAGCACGCCGTTTTTATACGGGGACTTGACCGCCATGAGCAAGACCTTAAAGACCTTTGGTTATGGCGTCGACGAAATGATTCCGACCTTGACCAAGGTTGGCGATACGGGCGCGGCGCTCGGCATGACGACATCGGACATGGTCGAAATATCCAAAGGTGTCGGGCGCATGAAAAACATGTCGACCGTCACGCGCGAGCCGCTGGACATTCTGCGCGATCGCGGCGTGGATGCTTACGGGTTCCTTGCCAACGCAAAGGGCGTAAGCAAGGGCGAGCTGGATAAACTGATATCCACCGGCAAGATATCGGGCGAGGAGGCTGCGTCCATCATACTTGACGCGATGGGGGAATCTTTCGGCGGGGCCATGGAGCAGCAGAGCAAAACCTTTGCGGGCCTGACCTCCACGTTGGAGGGCTGGAACCAAGAGACCCAGAACGCAATGGGCGAGGGCTACAACGAAGGCCGAAAAGAGGGCTTGACCAATCAGATCGACTTTTTGCAAGGCGACGCGGGCACCAAGATGCAAGAGGTTTACGCCGAGATGGGTACGCTGCAAGCTGATCTGGAAAACATGCAAGAGGGCATGTACCGTGATATCGTGGACGGCATGTTTAGCGGCGATATCGCAGCCGGCATGGACGAAAAAATTACCGAGCAGGTGCAGACCATGCACGACCGTTACCAGCAAGCGATGGCGACCCTTGACAGCAGCACGGCGAGCGATGCAGACAAAGTTGCCGCCCGTGCGGAGCTGGGCGCGCTTATGGGAGAAGCCCAAGCATTGGCTGAAAGCGAATATTATAACTCCGAGGCTGTGACGACACTGACCGAAGCGAACATCACGATGGCAGACGGCATTGCCTCTGGCGCCGGAAGTGCCTATGAAAACGCGGGCTTTACACTGGGACAAAAACTGACAACCGGTCTAGGTCGGCAAATTTCAAGCTATTCACCGCCGACGATCCGCGTGCCGGTGACAACTTACTTGACCGGTGGCTCGGTACCCGGGCTGACAACGGGCAATAGCATAGGAAAAGATACTACAACCTACCGTGCATCCTCCTATCTGACCGGCGGCCCCACGGCTTTTGGCGAGGATCGCGTGCCGCACGATAACATGCTGTATCTGCTGCACGAGGGCGAGCGGGTACGGACGGCGCAGCAGGCCCGTCAGGATGATATGGCGGGCGGCGGGGTCACGATCAACATTACCGGGGGCAACTACTCGGTGCGGCAGGACAGCGACATCGATGCGATTGCAGATAGGGTGGCGCGCAGGGTTGCGCAGGAGTTTCAAATGCTTAAGCCCCGGTAA
- a CDS encoding LysM peptidoglycan-binding domain-containing protein, whose protein sequence is MAKRRIIFVNLTTGQEIVMPVTPQKYEITLSADMQTVSLLGFGDVNLAGERKLFATTLGPFLLPTQAYQFNDPTAVLNPYYYISFFELAKDNKQALRLIVSDTPTQYEVLIEDALFAEQDGTNDLYLTLKVRQYRQPQPMTVCGGQKEAAKAVIAAPARATATPQQTDVRSHTVGPGDTLSGICRTYYGNANLYPKLATYNGIKNPDLIYDGSTIKIPPAGAL, encoded by the coding sequence ATGGCAAAACGGCGCATTATTTTTGTGAATTTAACCACGGGGCAGGAAATCGTCATGCCGGTGACGCCGCAAAAGTACGAGATCACGTTAAGCGCGGATATGCAGACGGTGAGCCTGTTGGGGTTTGGCGACGTGAACCTCGCAGGGGAGCGCAAGCTATTTGCAACAACGCTGGGGCCGTTTCTACTGCCCACGCAGGCGTACCAGTTTAACGACCCGACTGCGGTGCTGAATCCGTACTATTATATATCGTTTTTTGAACTGGCGAAGGACAACAAGCAAGCGCTGCGCCTGATCGTATCGGACACGCCGACGCAGTACGAAGTGCTGATCGAGGACGCGCTGTTTGCCGAGCAGGACGGAACCAACGACCTGTATTTGACGCTGAAAGTGCGCCAATACAGGCAGCCCCAGCCCATGACGGTATGCGGCGGGCAAAAAGAAGCGGCCAAGGCCGTGATCGCTGCGCCTGCGCGGGCGACCGCCACGCCGCAGCAAACCGATGTGCGCAGCCACACGGTGGGGCCGGGGGACACGCTGTCCGGCATTTGCCGTACGTACTACGGAAACGCCAATCTATACCCCAAACTGGCGACGTACAACGGGATCAAAAACCCCGATCTGATCTACGACGGCAGCACGATTAAAATACCGCCCGCGGGCGCGCTGTGA
- a CDS encoding XkdQ/YqbQ family protein: MGNYIAPVLRVRNEQGEWDISQMVQSIAWWGDIDTVCRMVSFEMIVSATDPKLPYVYVPLSGGVSLTLDGKTVFVGNVIEKTKSTDSGTMSVDCCDKGRYLKASQATRKYSSESPETITRQLCSTYGVGVKTLASTGGFAVKRKFSATPIYQIIDTAYTLAGRKNGKKYLLRFDGPDLEVVERGVTPQSIILKPGSNITAASYSESVESMVNRVLIVDEDGNQISSVSDDAAVKKHGLLAHVITQGEKDDAQAEAKEILEDNGVERRVTIDCLGHPKLITGNTVYLHEPYTGQIGTFWIDSDKHKWSRGVYTCQVTLNRKNTMREGESGSEVDE; this comes from the coding sequence ATGGGTAATTACATAGCGCCGGTGCTGCGTGTGCGCAACGAGCAGGGCGAATGGGATATTTCGCAGATGGTACAAAGCATTGCGTGGTGGGGCGACATCGACACGGTATGCCGCATGGTTTCTTTTGAAATGATCGTTTCGGCAACCGACCCCAAACTACCGTATGTGTATGTGCCGCTTAGCGGGGGCGTATCCCTGACGCTGGACGGCAAAACGGTATTTGTGGGTAACGTGATCGAAAAGACCAAGTCAACCGATTCGGGCACGATGTCCGTGGACTGCTGCGATAAGGGGCGGTACCTAAAGGCCAGTCAGGCCACGCGCAAGTATAGCAGCGAAAGCCCGGAAACGATCACACGGCAGCTGTGCAGCACTTATGGCGTGGGCGTGAAAACGCTTGCGTCGACGGGCGGGTTTGCGGTGAAGCGCAAGTTTTCCGCGACGCCGATTTATCAGATCATCGACACGGCGTACACGCTGGCCGGTCGGAAGAACGGCAAGAAGTACCTGCTGCGATTTGATGGGCCGGATTTGGAGGTGGTGGAACGCGGGGTTACGCCGCAATCCATCATTTTAAAGCCGGGTAGCAATATCACGGCGGCCAGCTACAGCGAAAGCGTGGAGAGCATGGTGAACCGGGTGCTGATCGTGGACGAGGACGGCAACCAAATATCCAGCGTATCGGACGATGCGGCGGTGAAAAAGCACGGCCTTTTAGCCCATGTGATCACGCAGGGGGAAAAGGACGACGCGCAGGCCGAGGCAAAAGAAATTCTTGAGGACAACGGCGTCGAGCGGCGCGTGACGATCGATTGCCTTGGGCACCCCAAGCTGATCACCGGCAACACCGTATACCTGCATGAGCCGTACACCGGGCAGATCGGCACGTTTTGGATTGACAGCGACAAACACAAGTGGTCACGCGGGGTGTACACCTGCCAAGTGACGCTAAACCGCAAAAATACGATGCGCGAGGGCGAAAGCGGGAGCGAGGTGGATGAATAA
- a CDS encoding DUF2634 domain-containing protein — MAEQNIFPYLQPTAATAAAELPVMREVAWDFDKDAPILRGGVPVMVEREQAVLVWAWNALHTERFRWACFSPAYGNETPALIGQTYQPETKRAEVQRYIEECLMACPYIKAVSGVTVETAGDMLLVTAGIVSVYGEIKMEVEQIVG; from the coding sequence GTGGCCGAGCAAAATATTTTCCCGTATTTGCAGCCGACCGCGGCGACGGCTGCGGCAGAGCTGCCGGTCATGCGAGAGGTTGCGTGGGACTTTGATAAGGACGCGCCTATCCTCCGCGGCGGGGTGCCGGTCATGGTCGAACGCGAGCAAGCGGTACTGGTGTGGGCGTGGAACGCGCTGCACACCGAGCGTTTCCGCTGGGCGTGCTTTTCCCCGGCATATGGCAACGAGACCCCGGCGCTGATCGGCCAGACGTACCAGCCAGAAACCAAACGCGCGGAGGTGCAGCGATACATTGAAGAGTGCTTGATGGCGTGTCCGTATATTAAGGCGGTATCCGGCGTTACAGTCGAGACCGCAGGGGATATGCTGCTTGTTACGGCGGGCATTGTAAGCGTGTACGGTGAAATCAAGATGGAGGTGGAGCAAATTGTCGGATAG
- a CDS encoding baseplate J/gp47 family protein translates to MSDSWRDTLQAQLDALKDRLLAQDFDSITPEGLLEDMTAFVADDLGLYAGEGGLVDIILRPGAYVHWEALQALRALVPVAFVDETSGPWIARAAAAYGITPKAGVRAAVKITFTGGAGAVVPAGTLCVTADGLAFETDAALTLGADGAGTVPATADEVGARYNVPAGTIVTTQEAVTGVTAVTNAAAAVGGTDPESDAALFARLDARRKTPATSGNEYHYKEWALEVNGIGAASVIRCWNGPGTVKVIVADMEMRPVADSLCNEVKAYIEGKRPVTAEVTVVTAAGVGIAVAATIIADGTVDVQTMQKAFTQLLGDYLGVLAFQPSAKVVYARVLSMLMGLPGVVDCSALTINGGTANVALDSAEVPILGTVTVGVASGA, encoded by the coding sequence TTGTCGGATAGCTGGCGCGACACACTGCAAGCGCAGCTGGACGCCTTAAAGGATAGGCTGCTGGCACAGGATTTTGACAGCATCACACCGGAGGGGCTGCTTGAGGATATGACCGCGTTTGTTGCGGACGATCTCGGCCTGTACGCGGGTGAGGGCGGGCTGGTGGATATTATTCTTAGGCCGGGTGCTTACGTGCACTGGGAAGCGTTACAGGCGTTGCGCGCGCTGGTGCCCGTGGCGTTTGTGGACGAGACCAGCGGGCCATGGATTGCACGCGCGGCGGCGGCTTACGGCATTACCCCAAAGGCGGGTGTGCGGGCCGCGGTAAAGATCACCTTTACGGGCGGCGCTGGGGCGGTCGTGCCTGCCGGTACGCTTTGCGTAACAGCGGACGGACTGGCCTTTGAGACTGACGCCGCACTGACGCTGGGCGCGGACGGAGCAGGCACGGTACCCGCCACAGCCGACGAGGTAGGGGCGCGGTACAATGTGCCTGCGGGAACGATCGTGACGACGCAGGAAGCGGTGACCGGTGTAACGGCGGTTACCAATGCGGCGGCAGCGGTAGGCGGCACCGACCCGGAGAGCGACGCCGCGTTATTCGCCCGTCTGGACGCGCGCCGCAAGACCCCCGCGACAAGCGGCAACGAATACCACTACAAAGAATGGGCGCTTGAGGTAAACGGCATCGGTGCGGCATCGGTTATCCGCTGCTGGAATGGGCCGGGTACGGTGAAGGTAATCGTAGCCGATATGGAGATGCGCCCGGTTGCAGATTCTTTATGCAACGAGGTAAAGGCGTACATCGAAGGAAAGCGCCCTGTGACAGCAGAGGTTACGGTGGTAACCGCTGCCGGGGTTGGTATCGCAGTGGCCGCGACCATTATCGCAGATGGCACAGTTGATGTGCAGACGATGCAAAAGGCGTTTACGCAGCTATTGGGGGATTACCTTGGTGTGCTGGCGTTTCAGCCGAGCGCAAAGGTGGTATATGCGCGGGTGCTGTCGATGCTGATGGGCCTGCCCGGCGTTGTCGATTGTTCGGCGCTGACCATCAACGGCGGCACGGCGAACGTGGCGCTGGACAGCGCCGAGGTACCTATTCTTGGCACGGTGACGGTGGGGGTGGCAAGCGGTGCGTAA
- a CDS encoding putative phage tail protein, which produces MRKLSDLLPERYFNSRELSAAAGLVWVLGEVFRERVLDLLRQLDLDQATWGLDLYERDYDISSQATDTPDERRGRIRAKMRGAQTVTTGMIQAIGESYVDGENIVTEYPRDNRVTVQFCGPFGVPTNIPSLTAALLEVMPAHVVFDYLYRYLLVREVQEMTVEELQMREIGEFAF; this is translated from the coding sequence GTGCGTAAGCTATCCGATTTGCTGCCGGAGCGGTATTTTAACAGCCGCGAGCTATCCGCTGCCGCTGGCCTTGTGTGGGTGCTGGGCGAGGTATTCCGCGAGCGTGTCCTCGATCTGCTGCGGCAGTTAGACCTAGATCAAGCGACGTGGGGGCTTGATCTATACGAGCGGGACTATGACATATCCTCGCAGGCTACGGATACGCCGGACGAGCGGCGCGGGCGTATCCGTGCCAAGATGCGCGGGGCGCAGACGGTAACCACTGGGATGATACAGGCGATCGGCGAAAGCTATGTGGACGGCGAAAACATTGTGACCGAGTACCCGCGAGACAACCGGGTAACAGTGCAATTTTGTGGGCCGTTCGGCGTGCCTACCAACATCCCCAGTTTGACGGCGGCGTTGCTTGAAGTAATGCCTGCGCATGTGGTTTTTGATTATCTGTACCGGTATCTGCTTGTACGGGAAGTGCAGGAAATGACGGTTGAAGAGCTGCAAATGCGCGAAATTGGCGAGTTTGCATTTTGA